The nucleotide sequence GCCAAATGACCATCCCATGCGGTACATCGTGTAGCTGCTTTGAAGAGTAGCAGGGATTCTTTGGGGACCTTGATGTTAAACTCCTCCCAAGGCCTGGTATTGTCCGTCCTCTTAAGCCATGGCCACCTCGCTTGCATTGCCACGTTCAACCAGCGCAAGTTGGGTAGGCCAAGACCACCAACCCACTTCGGGGTGCATACTGTCTCCCATGCGACCGCACAGTTTCCACCATTCGCCTCCTTCCTTCTACACCACAGAAAACCCCTACAGATCTTGTTCATAGCTGCGATTGTCTTCATGGGCAGATCTAAGGCCATCATCGCATGCAAAGGCATGGCGCAGAGCACGGATTGCACCAAGGTCAGCCTCCCACTCTTCGGCATCAAGCCCGCTTTCCACCTGGGCAGCTTGTTGGCCATCTGGTCAACGAGGTATTGCAGTTGGGCCGGGGTTTGCTTCCGAAGTGACAAGGGTAGTCCAAGGTATTTGATAGGAAACGATCCCAAAGGGCACCCTAGCATCATGCATACCATGTTCATTTCCTCCTCGGTGCATCTAATTGGCAGAGCGGCTGATTTGTGCATGTTGATCCGTAAACCTGACGCTTCTCCAAAGACTTCAAAGATGCACTGGCAAACTACAAGATCCATCGGCAAGGGCTTCACAAAAAGTGCCACATCGTCCgcaaaaatggacaatctcttcctCATACCCGTCTGTGCTAGAGGCGCAAGGACTCGCCTGTCCACGGCAAGCTCAAACAGTCGCTGCAGGGGCTCCATCGTTAGGATGCATAACATGGGCGAGATGGGATGGCCTTGCCGCAAACCCTTGCAGTTGAAAATTATATCGCCGGGCTCCCCATTGACCATGATCTTGGTAGATGAAGTAGCAAGGATGCCACAAATTCATgatcgccaccgcggcccgaagctCAAGTGTTGCATAATCTCAAGGAGGAAAGACCACCTCACCGAATCAAAGGCCTTTGATATATCAAGCTTTAGCAGGACCGAAGGGTTTCTTAGCGCGTTAAGACGACGAGCCGTGCACTGCACCAACATAAAGTTGTCATGCAAGGATTTTCCTTTCACAAAAGCACTCTGATGGTTGCCAACTAACCTTGGTAAGTCCACCACAAGCCTACACGCCAGTACTTTTTCAAAGATTTTTATGGCCCCATGCACCAGGTTGATAGGCCTAAAATCACTAACATCCAAGGCTCCCTCCTTCTTTGGTAGTAATGTGACAAGGGTTTTATTGATAGCCGTCATGCCCCTCACGTCCCCGTTGTAGAAGCAACACAGGGCAGCCATGAAGTCAGCCTTAATGATGCTCCAACAAGTAGCATAAAACCTGCCTGTGAACCCATCCGGCCCCGGGGCCTTGTCCGGGGGCATAGCCTTGATTACTCCTTCCACTTCTTCCATGGTGAACGGCTGCTCTAGGTGTGAGAGGTCAAGCGTTGGCAGATTTAAGGCAGCCAAATTGATGGTGTGCTCCCTCGGGGTCAACGTACCGAAAGCCGCATCATAATAAGCATCCACTGCCGaagccacctcctcctgccccgtgTAGATTTGGCCATTATATCGAACAGACCTAATGAAGTTCTTACGCTGCCTGTGACTAGCTTGTTGGTGAAAAAGCCTTGTGTTTCCATCCCCTTCTCGGAGCTGCAAAAGCCGAGATCTCTGTCTAGCAATGGTTCTCTCAAGGCAACATAATcccagcagcttcttcttcaaacaGCCCCTCAACTTCCTTTCACTGTCAGATAGGGTTCTCCATTCCATAGCAATATCCAGCCGCTTGATCACCTTCATAGCAATGGCTATTTGAAGCTTAACATTTCCTATCCATCGATCACTCCACCTTTGGAGGCTCACGGCAGTAGCTCTGAGCTTATTTTGGAGTGTTAGATACACATTGGATGCAGCCGGGGTCGATGTCCACGCCATATTGACCACCTCCATAAAGCCCTCAAACTTACACCAGAAGGCCTCAAAACGAAATCTCTTCCTCGTGGAGATGTCCACATTCAGGTCAAGCATCAACGGACAGTGGTCAGAGACCGCTGTACCAAGCGCCGAGAGAAAGCAAGTGGGGTACACCTCGTCCCACTCGTTCGAAACAAAAATATGATCAATCTTCTCCAAGGTCGCATTCCTCCTATCGTTAGACCACGTGTAACGTCTACCATTAAGGTATAGCTCCTTAAGTTCAAGCCTGTTTAGTCGAGCACGGAACCTCGCAAGCATCCGCCTATTCACTAGAGCATTGCTCTTATCTTCCTTCTTCGCGATGAGGTTGAAATCCCCAGCGACAAGCCAAGGCCCAGCGTGCAGGTCATGTATGTCCACCAGGTCTTGTAAGAATTCCACTTTGTCACACTCCTCCTGCGGCCCGTAGACACAAGTGAGCCACCACGGTTGCTCATCCTCCGGGCATTTCACGAGTGCCGTAACCGTATGGTTCGTGAAATGGGGGTTTGATAGTTGGGCGACAGTAGCATCCCAAGCTATCAGGATACCCCCACGCGTTCCTAGAGCTGGCAAGTAAAAGAACTTATCAAATTTATTTCCGAGGCACTGTCGTACAATGATGTCCGAGACATGTTGCAACTTTGTTTCTTGAAGGCACACAATGGCCGGGCTAGCTGCGTTCACCACCTGGAAGACCACACTACGCCTAGCAGGCGCGTTGAGGCCCCTAACATTCCACACTATCATCTTGAGGGGATTAGTATTCATCGTCATAGTCAAAGCCTACCATAGCCACCCAACCAACTCCTACACATGGAGTGGCTCAACCGGTGCCTCCCAACCAAAGAGAGCCAACACCGCCGCGATATGAGCGTCAGAGAGAGGCCGCGAGAAGAGGTCAACGTACATCCGGAGGGCCTCGTCCGAAATGACCTCCCCCTCGTGCGCAAGGCACAACTTACGGATCCGCACTTGCTGCGGTTTTGTAGCTCCGTTCTTAGCAATTCTTGCACTCCTTCTTGGGTAGTATCaagcttcctcttcttcctcgggttCCGCGCCTTTGCCGCTCTAATGCGCTCCGCCGGCAGCGGGAGCACCGGTGCAATGGACATGCACATCTGCTCCCTACGCTCATCCACGCAGACATGTAGGGCATCCCTTACCCCAGGCGCGGGAGTAAGGCTCCGCACCCGGCTGCGCAGCGGCGCCCACGTCGTCTGAATCAACATGCATGGCTCCTCCCATATGAGAGTCCAATCCCCCATCGCGAGTAACAAGCTGCATGGCATCCCCGGCGCCCGAATCCACCTCCGCATCCTGTGCGCCAATCAGCATGGCATCGCCCATTCGCGGGTCCACCGCCTCCTTCAGAGCAGCCGCAGTGTGCATGGTTGCCCCCACGTCCAGTTCAGCCTCGTCACGTGGCCTGCATGATGCATGGGTGCAACTCGCCTCTGATAGGCTGATCTGGAAAGTGTCCCAAGCCTCCACCAACTCGAACCCCACCTTGTCGCTCAGGGACAGCTAGCATATGGAGGTGTCCAGAGAACAACCCAACTCCTGTTCCAACAAAAGTGTCTGGGCATGCAGCAGGATCACCCGATACGACCCAACTTGGACCGACGCGCCAGGAGGCAGCGGATCCGATGTGCACACGCCCTCGGGCCTCTCATTTTGTCGCCATCGTACCAACTGTACCGAGGGTGGGGAGCCAATGGGTGCAGCGCTCACCGCCTGCCCCCCGGGCACAAGGCCCCATCATCCGCACCCTGCGCGGCCACGACAGCCGGGCCCGCAGGTGTATCTTCGGCAGGCCCCGCGATTGGCCGCCCTGCCATGGGAGACAAGCCCGGGCCCCCAGCAGAGAAGAGATGGCGAAGCGCAAGTAGATGAGCTCCAAGATGGCGTCCCGGAAGCATGAAGCCGGCGCCGAAGCTGGACACCACCTTCTGCTGCCCCTTCTGCAACCACCCCGACAGCGTGGCCTGCACCATCGACCTCAAGCTCTTGGTCGCCACCGCCGTCTGCGAGGAGGCCTACCACACCACACCACGGCGCACTACCTCACCGAGCCCGTCGTCCGTCGACATCTACCACGACTGGATCGACGCCTGCGAgcaggccaaccaaggcatcgaaCTCCAAGCCCAGGACTACCACAAACGGCAGCGGCGAGTaggcagcgacgacgacgacgagagcGATGcctgatcgatcgatcgatcgtgTCCTTATCTTGAGTAGTTTGATGTTTGATCGTGTCTCTCGAGTTTCCGCATCTAGTCCTCCTCTACCTCTGTTGCTGCGTACTGTGTAGCTCATGAGTTCTGAACATCAGCCAATATTGTCCAAGGCCTTGTACTGAATCTGTGACTGCTTTCGTTGTTGCAGTGGTACCTTCTTTTCCTTTACAAaatcaaaagaagaaaaaaaagagtacCTTGTTGTCTCTAGAAAAAATAAAGTTCGCACCGTTCAAGAACACAAGGGCGAAGCAGACAGGTTCCTCCTGTCAGGAGAATGAATCAATTTCAGTTAGCAGACTCACAAGAGTTGCTGGGGTTTTCCTAAACCTATATCTCAATGCAAATTGTATTTCTGAATCTCATGTCCGAGGCGGCCACACTTCTGAAGAGGTGGAGTCCTGCTCTTATCTTTCTCTACGCTGCATTGACATCCGAGTACCGCAACTCGGCGTGGGCTGAATTAGACCAGACAGTGAAAGAGTAAGGAATCATATCTATCACAGGCAATCTTTGGAGAAGAGCTATATATAACTTAAATATCATATCATCACAGTATTGGATAATTGACCAACAAGACAGCTTATGTACAAAACCTGGAAAACAACCTGAATTTGGTTTCGTATCATCAAAACAACCTAAGTCAGCCAGAAATCTGTGTCTTCTCTTTAAGGCTGAGAACACATATCGTGACTGAGTTCCAAAGTTTCTCCTAGCAGCAAATAGTAACAAATGGGAAAATTTAATTATCTGCACCAGTCGTATGAAACCAAAAATTCCTGTATCAAGGTTTTCTCCCCCAACAACCAGTTTAGCTTCAGATCACCTTCTAGCATCTGTACAACAGGCATAATGCAAataccaactactccctccgttccaaaatagatgactcaagtttgtactaattttatactaaagttaatacaaagttgagtcacctatttaggaacggaggaataCTTCTATTCAACTCCTTCTACTTATATCTGATACAGACAACAGTCCAGACAATTCCCAACTCCTAACTGAAGATTAGCAGCAGTTGCAGAATACAACAGTTTCCGTAAACTGCTAACTGAAGATTAGCAGCAGATACAGAATACAAAAGTTTCAGTAAACTCCTAACTGAAGATTAGCATTGTCTTCCACCACAAGCTGATCagtgctccattaaaataaatcccaaaaGATCATGTCAATGCAGCAAATAATACCTACCACTACCAGTACATATCTTGCAAAATTCATTTTCTGCTGAATGACTGAAACTTGAAACGGCAGCGCTGGCATCTAAGGGAAACAAATGCTGCCATCTTAGAGAAATGCACTCGGCAATGCTCAAGTAGCAGCCACAATAAGAACACAATCATTTCTTCACACAGGTTCTGAAATTTAGAACCACATGGGACAGGTTCCTCCTATCTGGCGAATGAATCAAGTTTATCTAGGCTAGCAGACACTTCCTAGACCTGTATCTCAATGAAAAGTGCAGTTCTGAATTCTCATGTCATAGTGTCCTAGGAGGCGACACTTCTGAAGAGGTGGATGGTCGACGGTCAGGAGTCCAGCTCTTATATTTCTCTACTCTGCATTGACATTCGGGTACCGCAGGTCTGCATGGGCTGAATTAGAACATGAAATGAGGAAGTTAGGCATCATGTCAGTGCAACAGTTTGAGAAGATCAATAGCTTAAATATCACTGTTTTGCAGAATTGATGAAGACAGCTCATGCACAAAAGCCTGAGAAACAATATAATGTGCAAAAACCTGAAAGACAACTTTCATGAAATACTGCAGGATTAACCTGAATTTGGTTCACATAATTTATAGTATGCTAAATCCAACAGAATTTACAGTACAAGTAACTTGACTGAGTTGGATATCAAAGTTCCAAATTTTCTACAGGTGACAAATAGTGCCGAATGGGAAAACTGACTTGTCTGTATCAGGGACAGTACGATGAAACCAATAATTTCTGTGTTAGGGTTTAATTAATGTGAATATGTTATGATTTTATCCACAAGCAAACTGGATTCAGATACCTTGTAGCATCTTTGCAGCAGGCATAATGCAAACACCAGCTGTTTCCGTTTAACTCCGTCTACTTGTGTCTAATACTACAACAGTCCACACAACTCCCAAGTCGTAACTGAAGATTAGCAGCAGTTCATACTAGTAAACTGTTCTTCAGACAGTTTCATACTAGTAAACTGTTCTTCAGTCAATGCAGCAAAGAGGAAGTTGGCAATGGCGCGTCTCACCTGGCGTCCCCGCCATGAAGACGATGATGTCGAGGGTCTGTCTGCTGCGGGGCAGGTCGATGACCAGTGGGGTAGGCCGCCCGTGCATACCCGCTCGGACGCACATGACGAGGTTGGAGACGTCCATGGCGACACCCAGCCGGCTGGCCAGCTTCTTCCTCAGGTGGTACGCGGACCTGCCCCTGAATACGAGTGAGGCCCAGGGGAAGCTGGCGTTGGACTCGTCGGCGCCTGCCTGCTCGACCTGGATCACCCGCCACGGCAATATGAAGCTCAGGCTTCTGGGGAGGCGGAGCTGCAGATGCAGTTGAGTCCCAAAGAACCATCAAATACGAAGCAGAGTTGTACTGCTCTGAATCTTCCTCGAGAATTGCAAAAGAATTGCAAGACGCCTATAATTGCAAATCCAAGAGAACCCAATTCTGGAAGATTCAAGAAGCGGGTATGGCGCAGATTTGGCAGGAATCTGCAATCCCCGCGGTTGAATCCGGACGCAAACTAACGACACCCAAGAACCCAATTCGCTAAGCAGTTCGACAAGTACGAAGCAGCGGGCATGGCGGACTCACCCCAGTCGGAGCTGCAAGGCGAGGCGTGTCCTCCCTGGAGGGGATGCGCTCCACGACCCAATGCATCATCGTGCCGGCGCTGTCGGAGTCGTCGACGCTGAGGCTGAGGTACCTCCCgttggcgcggaggcggcggccgccgACGTGGCGGAGCAGGATATTATTGTCCCCCGAGCCGATCCCGGCGGCCTGCCACCTGATGGCCTCCTCC is from Triticum aestivum cultivar Chinese Spring chromosome 1B, IWGSC CS RefSeq v2.1, whole genome shotgun sequence and encodes:
- the LOC123101125 gene encoding uncharacterized protein, with the protein product MEQFEDGHHVRLRSRERGTYLHADDDGLGVSLSRRRASMNAAWAVHMYQGDGGAQYLLLHSAAYGRYLGATDAPALRGHIESRVEQCDYGPWEEEAIRWQAAGIGSGDNNILLRHVGGRRLRANGRYLSLSVDDSDSAGTMMHWVVERIPSREDTPRLAAPTGLRLPRSLSFILPWRVIQVEQAGADESNASFPWASLVFRGRSAYHLRKKLASRLGVAMDVSNLVMCVRAGMHGRPTPLVIDLPRSRQTLDIIVFMAGTPAHADLRYPNVNAE